Proteins encoded together in one Vicia villosa cultivar HV-30 ecotype Madison, WI unplaced genomic scaffold, Vvil1.0 ctg.001170F_1_1_1, whole genome shotgun sequence window:
- the LOC131633727 gene encoding uncharacterized protein LOC131633727, with the protein MSSSYVANSEVSQIPQIPECGCNKPMKLFISNSRNNPKRRYWKCANVEARRCCSLFIWDDELDGRPPYDRKITMDARNVILDSHDDATTHKKKIRKFYSYEEFCKQLVDVCNLRAKYGLDPPKEPAKELIQSAPVNTGVDARKSYHASVYRASLQNDASRRSNKHSKVSGIAKGKGEAGEGGSRKHCVQEVTSSTINDRLSVEVEVCNLRAKYRLDPLKEPAKELIQSAPVNTGVDSRKSYHASVYRASLQSSASRRSNKHSKVSGKAKGKGVAGEGVSRQRCVQEVTRSTINDRLSVEKGKNKLWQNEDRLIRPTQGVVINEGMEGKRKRGGHREVDAGGNGKLKGKAIGSSEAPDAQSVDYEFTSISSNNNR; encoded by the exons ATGTCATCTTCATATGTTGCAAACTCCGAAGTGTCCCAAATCCCCCAAATCCCTGAATGTGGTTGCAATAAACCAATGAAGTTGTTTATATCCAACTCAAGAAATAACCCTAAAAGGAGATATTGGAAATGTGCAAATGTGGAG GCAAGGCGATGTTGTAGTTTGTTCATTTGGGATGATGAACTTGATGGTCGACCTCCATATGATCGGaaaataaccatggatgcaagaaATGTAATTCTGGATTCGCACGACGACGCAACAACACACA AAAAAAAGATCAGGAAATTTTATAGCTACGAAGAATTTTGTAAACAGTTGGTAGACGTGTGTAATCTTCGAGCAAAATACGGACTTGATCCACCAAAGGAACCTGCCAAGGAGCTCATTCAAAGTGCTCCAGTCAATACTGGTGTTGATGCAAGAAAAAGTTACCATGCATCTGTTTACAGAGCCTCTCTCCAAAATGATGCATCCAGGAG GAGTAATAAACACAGTAAGGTGTCGGGAATAGCGAAGGGAAAGGGTGAAGCTGGCGAGGGTGGTTCCAGAAAACATTGTGTGCAAGAGGTTACCAGTTCTACGATCAACGACAGGCTCTCCGTGGAGGTGGAAGTGTGTAATCTTCGAGCAAAATACAGACTTGATCCACTAAAGGAACCTGCCAAGGAGCTCATTCAAAGTGCTCCAGTCAATACTGGTGTCGATTCAAGAAAAAGCTACCATGCATCTGTTTACAGGGCCTCTCTCCAATCATCTGCATCCAGGAG GAGTAATAAACATAGTAAGGTGTCGGGAAAAGCGAAGGGAAAGGGTGTAGCTGGCGAGGGGGTTTCCAGACAACGTTGTGTGCAAGAGGTTACCAGGTCTACGATCAACGACAGGCTCTccgtggagaaaggaaagaataaactTTGGCAGAACGAAGATAGGTTAATTCGTCCGACCCAAGGTGTGGTGATCAATGAGGGCATGGAAGGCAAACGCAAGAGAGGAGGTCATCGCGAAGTTGATGCCGGAGGTAACGGGAAACTAAAGGGTAAGGCTATAGGTTCTTCGGAAGCCCCCGATGCTCAAAGCGTCGACTATGAATTCACAAGTATATCATCCAACAACAATAGGTAA
- the LOC131633730 gene encoding protein FAR1-RELATED SEQUENCE 9-like produces MYSNFTKDQFEEFWSKIIKENGLEGNPWVAKTYENRSLWATAYLREKFFGRIRTTSQCEAVNAVIKSYVRKKGCIFEFMHNFDQAMRSYRNNELIADYKSKFSEPVMTTQLRALESHAANVYTMEIFKEVRDEIVKAGSLIVKEKLIRNGFKTYRFTKYCCDNYDVEVVYDGETLQCECRLWDSHGIPCSHMFGVMKEEHVSLIPTGLILSRWTKDAKIQYLNMNCNGSDDSKMIELARFGAYCSAFTAFCNEASKREGVYGEIMGDILKLHKKYCSTDDPILASNSVVGDPNIVNSKGAPKKRKNDIKSIRRCSKCNSRTHNARSCSVAENAPSEQNVGMTSRPVTDSFSQVVKNKNGKRGRIGGSSVQNKCTEPPNSRGANVTATSRAEVGSTSIPMPAMYGLQPVLPAVQPMLHPMHVQPLIPLYPTTVAENSGSCFGRPQRLMNSGGT; encoded by the exons ATGTACTCTAATTTTACAAAGGAtcaatttgaagagttttggtcaaaaataattaaagaaaacggACTTGAAGGAAATCCTTGGGTTGCAAAAACGTACGAGAACAGGTCACTATGGGCAACTGCATATCTACGTGAGAAGTTTTTTGGACGTATAAGAACTACGTCTCAATGTGAAGCCGTCAATGCAGTCATCAAGAGTTATGTCAGGAAGAAAggctgcatttttgaatttatgcacAATTTTGATCAGGCTATGAGATCTTATAGAAACAATGAACTGATTGCCGATTATAAATCAAAGTTTTCAGAACCTGTGATGACTACTCAACTGCGTGCCCTTGAGAGCCATGCTGCGAATGTTTATACTATGGAGATTTTCAAGGAAGTCagagatgaaatagtgaaggctgGATCATTGATTGTTAAGGAAAAGTTAATTCGCAACGGATTTAAGACTTATCGATTTACAAAATATTGTTGTGATAACTATGACGTAGAGGTTGTGTATGATGGTGAAACACTTCAATGTGAGTGTAGGTTATGGGATTCTCATGGGATTCCATGTTCTCATATGTTTGGTGTCATGAAGGAAGAACATGTTAGTCTCATTCCCACCGGTTTGATTTTGTCGAGATGGACGAAGGATGCAAAAATTCAGtacttgaacatgaattgtaatgGTTCTGATGATTCTAAAATGATTGAGCTAGCTCGGTTTGGTGCATATTGTTCTGCATTTACTGCCTTTTGCAATGAAGCTTCAAAAAGGGAAGGTGTTTATGGGGAAATAATGGGTGACATTCTGAAGTTACACAAAAAGTATTGCAGTACGGACGATCCTATTTTGGCATCGAACTCAGTTGTAGGTGATCCAAATATTGTGAATAGCAAAGGTGctccaaagaaaagaaagaatgacATAAAATCTATTAGGCGATGTTCTAAATGCAACAGTAGAACTCATAATGCAAGGAGTTGTTCG GTTGCGGAAAACGCGCCATCTGAACAAAATGTTGGTATGACGTCGCGGCCAGTAACTGATTCATTCAGCCAGGTTGTGAag AACAAGAATGGAAAAAGAGGTCGCATTGGTGGAAGTAGTGTGCAAAATAAATGTACAGAACCACCGAACTCTCGTGGCGCGAATGTGACAGCGACTTCTCGTGCGGAAGTTGGAAGCACAAGCATACCCATGCCTGCAATGTATGGATTGCAACCCGTGTTGCCAGCGGTACAACCGATGTTGCATCCAATGCATGTACAACCGTTAATCCCACTATATCCAACGACAGTTGCGGAAAATTCGGGTTCGTGTTTCGGTAGGCCACAACGACTGATGAACAGTGGTGGTACTTGA
- the LOC131633726 gene encoding uncharacterized protein LOC131633726 codes for MSSGESHSVTSSDTMDEQWAEYLGNYVYDEVEQNVDLSDIESDEGEEEMDENFGDPVVEENGISFNYRVTAACVRGKNVFHFPSNVAANWLLPLQTEIDIVDVHTDAVYPCVLKTGRRPGERYLCLGWYEYVKATRLRAGDVLECTVADPPTRMFVRFMM; via the exons ATGTCCAGTGGTGAATCCCACTCAGTGACTTCAagtgatac GATGGATGAACAATGGGCTGAGTATTTAGGTAATTACGTTTACGATGAGGTTGAACAGAATGTTGATCTCAGTGACATTGAAAGTGATGAAGGTGAAGAAGAGATGGATGAAAATTTCGGTGATCCCGTGGTTGAAGAAAATGGCATTTCATTCAATTATCGTGTCACTGCTGCTTGTGTAAGAGGAAAGAATGTTTTC CACTTTCCATCTAATGTTGCTGCCAATTGGTTATTGCCGTTGCAAACTGAGATAGACATTGTCGATGTTCATACCGATGCTGTTTACCCATGTGTGTTGAAGACTGGTAGGAGGCCAGGGGAGAGATATCTTTGCTTAGGTTGGTATGAGTATGTTAAAGCAACTCGTCTGAGGGCTGGTGATGTTCTTGAGTGCACTGTGGCAGATCCTCCTACAAGAATGTTTGTTCGTTTTATGATGTAA
- the LOC131633728 gene encoding uncharacterized protein LOC131633728, with protein MLSWKFLNKVYMMFWLWYRVYTTIIVNQDEEYWVREVFDAKKMRKNVMQFPANVIDSCLLRQISNIVLLDCDKGEPYYCEIKKREEKKETYLCGAWFDYVRKADLKVGDKLHFVIRYPPVEEILVYVERRAATP; from the exons ATGTTGAGTTGGAAGTTTCTAAACAAAGTTTATATGATGTTTTGGCTTTGGTACAGGGTGTACACTACGATCATTGTGAATCAGGATGAAGAGTATTGGGTTAGAGAAGTGTTTGATGCAAAGAAGATGCGCAAGAATGTGATG CAATTTCCAGCAAATGTGATTGATAGTTGCCTTCTCCGCCAAATTTCAAACATTGTTTTACTTGACTGTGATAAGGGTGAACCATACTACTGTGAGATAAAGAAGagggaagagaagaaggaaaCATATCTGTGTGGGGCGTGGTTTGATTACGTAAGGAAAGCTGATTTGAAGGTCGGTGACAAACTCCATTTTGTCATCCGATACCCACCGGTGGAGGAAATATTGGTATATGTTGAGCGTAGGGCTGCAACCCCATAG
- the LOC131633725 gene encoding protein FAR1-RELATED SEQUENCE 5-like, protein MEFGTVDEANVFYFKYAKCKGFAIRKSDVRTRSTEDGQTIIMRQFVCNKHGLRDTKHLRRLDRKREHRPTTRTNCPARLRVHYNPQKDIYVVTCFEEAHNHELTPSRFVHLHPIYREITAADRAQIDGLQSNGIRTCHIMGYMVAQKGGHDRVGFTKKDLYNYFDSKMRANIKDGDVAAAINYLTVKSSTDPMLYGKYAVDMDGRMKSLFWADGSSRSDYFCFGDGVTTTLRQLFLVLRWCQMKRQRRISGCWSVF, encoded by the exons ATGGAATTCGGTACAGTTGATGAAGCTAATGTGTTTTATTTCAAGTATGCTAAATGTAAAGGGTTTGCCATTAGGAAAAGTGATGTTAGGACAAGATCGACTGAGGATGGACAAACAATTATAATGAGGCAGTTTGTATGCAATAAACACGGTCTAAGAGATACAAAACACTTAAGGAGGCTTGATAGAAAAAGAGAACACAGACCTACGACCCGCACTAATTGTCCCGCTAGGCTTCGTGTGCATTACAACCCCCAGAAGGATATTTATGTAGTGACATGTTTTGAAGAGGCTCACAACCATGAATTAACACCATCTAGGTTTGTCCACTTACACCCCATTTATCGTGAGATTACTGCAGCAGATAGAGCTCAAATTGACGGTCTACAGTCAAATGGAATTAGAACTTGTCATATAATGGGGTACATGGTTGCTCAGAAGGGTGGACACGATCGTGTTGGGTTTACAAAGAAGGATCTGTACAATTATTTTGATAGTAAAATGCGTGCTAATATTAAAGATGGTGACGTTGCCGCTGCTATAAATTATCTAACTGTGAAGTCATCTACTGATCCCATGTTATATGGTAAATATGCCGTAGACATGGATGGACGAATGAAGTCTCTTTTTTGGGCTGATGGAAGCAGTAGATCTGACTATTTTTGTTTTGGCGAT GGTGTAACCACCACTCTCAGACAGTTATTTTTGGTGCTGCGTTGGTGTCAGATGAAACGACAGAGACGTATAAGTGGTTGTTGGAGTGTTTTTTAG